Proteins co-encoded in one Acidimicrobiales bacterium genomic window:
- the rsrA gene encoding mycothiol system anti-sigma-R factor, translated as MANTPEPDPCAGDPDCQQALAELYTYLDGELTVHRRTIIRTHLDRCPPCGDRYVFETELRQVISMRCQERVPDALRLRIAEAIRNEMGR; from the coding sequence ATGGCAAACACTCCAGAGCCCGATCCGTGTGCGGGGGACCCCGACTGCCAGCAGGCGTTGGCCGAGCTCTACACGTATCTCGACGGCGAGTTGACTGTGCATCGTCGCACCATCATCCGCACGCATCTCGATCGCTGTCCGCCCTGCGGTGATCGCTACGTTTTCGAGACCGAGCTACGCCAGGTCATCTCGATGCGCTGTCAGGAAAGGGTGCCCGATGCGCTGCGTCTCCGTATCGCCGAGGCCATCCGCAACGAGATGGGTCGCTGA
- a CDS encoding sigma-70 family RNA polymerase sigma factor translates to MADPATFADDAMDLMPSLYGAALRMTRNPADAEDLVQETYLKAYRAYERFEAGTNLKAWMYRILTNTYINAYRKKQRRPDEQDLGEVEDLYLYRRIGGLEGAALGRSAEDELMDLFGEAEVKDAVEDLPEHYRMPILLADVEGFAYKEIAEILDVPIGTVMSRLHRGRKQLQKRLYEFAAQRRLLPDDPEPAAVGAESSDEN, encoded by the coding sequence GTGGCTGATCCAGCCACCTTCGCAGACGACGCGATGGACTTGATGCCGTCGCTGTACGGCGCGGCCCTGCGCATGACCCGCAACCCGGCCGATGCCGAGGACCTCGTGCAGGAGACCTATCTCAAGGCCTATCGCGCCTACGAGCGTTTCGAGGCGGGCACCAACCTCAAGGCGTGGATGTACCGCATCCTCACCAACACCTACATCAACGCCTACCGCAAGAAGCAACGTCGTCCCGACGAGCAGGACCTGGGCGAGGTCGAGGACCTCTACCTGTACCGCCGCATCGGTGGACTCGAAGGCGCCGCGCTCGGACGCAGCGCGGAGGACGAGCTGATGGATCTCTTCGGCGAAGCCGAGGTGAAGGACGCGGTCGAGGACCTCCCCGAGCACTATCGGATGCCGATCCTGCTCGCCGATGTCGAAGGCTTCGCCTACAAGGAGATCGCCGAGATCCTCGATGTCCCGATCGGCACGGTGATGAGTCGTCTGCATCGTGGAAGAAAGCAGCTCCAGAAGCGGTTGTACGAATTCGCCGCACAGCGAAGGTTGCTCCCGGATGATCCGGAGCCCGCCGCCGTCGGTGCCGAGTCGAGCGACGAGAACTGA
- the tmk gene encoding dTMP kinase: MSGRLIVFEGADASGKSTQARRLGQRLDVEVTFQHGATDVGAAIRTVVLDPTNDHLDDRAEALLIIADKAQHVAEIVGPALAAGRTIISDRFTASALAYQGYGRGLDLDFLRTAMEFATHGTEPDVTVLLDVELDVARARLGDRMDRIEGAGAAFHQRVRNGYLEMAAADPDRWLVVDADGTVEEVEARVDDAFDGWLARST, encoded by the coding sequence GTGAGCGGACGGCTCATCGTCTTCGAGGGCGCCGATGCATCGGGGAAGTCCACCCAGGCCCGCCGGCTCGGACAGCGGCTCGACGTCGAGGTCACCTTCCAGCACGGTGCGACCGATGTGGGCGCGGCGATCCGGACCGTCGTTCTCGATCCGACCAACGACCATCTCGACGACCGGGCCGAGGCGCTGCTGATCATCGCCGACAAGGCCCAGCACGTCGCCGAGATCGTCGGTCCGGCGCTGGCTGCCGGTCGCACCATCATCTCCGACCGGTTCACCGCGTCGGCGCTCGCCTATCAGGGCTACGGCCGCGGCCTCGACCTCGACTTCCTGCGGACGGCGATGGAGTTCGCCACCCACGGCACCGAGCCCGATGTCACGGTGCTGCTCGATGTCGAACTCGACGTCGCCCGCGCCCGGCTCGGCGACCGTATGGACCGCATCGAGGGCGCCGGCGCGGCGTTCCATCAGCGGGTGCGCAACGGCTATCTGGAGATGGCGGCCGCCGACCCGGACCGGTGGCTCGTGGTCGACGCCGATGGCACCGTCGAGGAGGTCGAGGCCCGGGTCGACGACGCGTTCGACGGCTGGTTGGCTCGATCGACATGA
- a CDS encoding MFS transporter → MGNRPSNSASRMDQAMSQTRPSGRIESWFGSQQFFRLWIAQVISATGDWLGLIATISLASRLSEGTEGTAIALVLATRIAPGFFLATAAGVIVDRFNRKRLLLVCDIGRALVLFTLPFVDSLLGLVIASFLLELFTMLWSPAKEAIVPNLVPNEKLTTANSLNVAAAYGMFPVAAGLAALLAKAADSLADEGWVDTWRLNEEGLAFYVDGISFLITALIIWRISFPVRSRAERSGRENGSFDLGGAWRELREGWRFIAVNPIVRAVNVGLGVGVIGGGMLVPLGALYVDELIVGNDADFNLVLFALGLGMALGVITASLLQNRINRAAVFPAVLVLAGGALLVASSSPYLSVVVPVIGVVGFAAGPIYVLGFTLLHENVDDELRGRIFSALLVLVRFSMLLSLAVAPLVSEGLDTLSNRWWDGDIHIFGLTVLAPGVRLTLWLSSLTIIGAGLLASWSLRAGSGAYLAPEPADPVDAPPLVEDRS, encoded by the coding sequence GTGGGGAACCGGCCGTCGAACAGCGCGTCCCGTATGGACCAGGCGATGTCGCAGACGCGACCGAGTGGGCGCATCGAGTCATGGTTCGGCTCGCAGCAATTCTTTCGTCTCTGGATCGCTCAGGTCATCTCCGCGACAGGTGACTGGCTCGGCCTGATCGCCACGATCTCGCTGGCCAGCCGCTTGAGCGAGGGCACGGAGGGCACCGCCATCGCGCTGGTGTTGGCCACCCGTATCGCACCGGGGTTCTTCCTCGCCACCGCGGCGGGCGTGATCGTCGATCGGTTCAACCGCAAACGCCTGCTGCTCGTGTGCGACATCGGTCGGGCGCTGGTGCTCTTCACCCTGCCGTTCGTCGACTCACTGCTCGGGCTGGTCATCGCGTCGTTCCTCCTCGAGCTGTTCACGATGTTGTGGTCGCCGGCGAAGGAGGCGATCGTCCCGAACCTCGTGCCGAACGAGAAGCTCACCACCGCCAATTCGCTCAACGTCGCGGCCGCTTACGGCATGTTCCCGGTGGCCGCCGGTCTCGCCGCACTACTCGCCAAGGCGGCCGACTCGCTCGCCGACGAGGGCTGGGTCGACACCTGGCGGCTCAACGAGGAAGGCCTGGCGTTCTACGTCGACGGCATCTCGTTCCTGATCACCGCGCTCATCATCTGGCGCATCTCGTTTCCCGTGCGTTCCCGAGCAGAACGCAGCGGTCGCGAAAATGGCAGCTTCGATCTCGGCGGCGCCTGGCGCGAGCTGCGCGAGGGCTGGCGGTTCATCGCCGTGAACCCGATCGTGAGGGCGGTGAACGTGGGCCTCGGCGTGGGGGTGATCGGCGGCGGCATGCTCGTCCCGCTCGGTGCGCTCTACGTCGACGAGCTGATCGTGGGCAACGACGCCGACTTCAACCTCGTGCTGTTCGCGCTCGGCCTCGGCATGGCGCTGGGCGTCATCACCGCGTCACTGCTGCAGAACCGCATCAACCGCGCCGCCGTTTTCCCGGCGGTCCTCGTGCTGGCCGGCGGCGCATTGCTGGTGGCGTCCTCGTCGCCCTATCTCTCGGTCGTCGTGCCGGTCATCGGCGTCGTCGGCTTCGCGGCCGGCCCGATCTACGTGCTCGGCTTCACCCTGCTGCACGAGAACGTCGACGACGAGCTCCGGGGCCGCATCTTCTCGGCCCTGCTGGTGCTGGTGCGTTTCAGCATGCTCCTGTCGTTGGCGGTGGCGCCCCTCGTCTCCGAGGGCCTCGACACCCTGTCCAACCGTTGGTGGGACGGCGACATCCACATCTTCGGTCTCACCGTCCTGGCCCCGGGCGTGCGGCTCACCCTCTGGTTGTCGTCGCTGACGATCATCGGTGCGGGGCTTCTCGCGTCGTGGAGCCTTCGAGCCGGCAGCGGTGCCTACCTCGCGCCGGAGCCCGCCGATCCGGTCGACGCGCCGCCATTGGTCGAGGATCGCTCGTGA
- the topA gene encoding type I DNA topoisomerase — translation MANALVIVESPAKAKKIAEYLGDGYTVESSIGHVRDLPRNAADVPKAFKGEKWARTGIDVDNGFKPLYVENADKKEHIRLLKSLLEDADELYLATDEDREGEAIAWHLIEVLNPQVPVKRMVFHEITEKAIQSAIDSPRELDRKMVDAQEARRILDRLYGYEVSPVLWKKIMPQLSAGRVQSVGTRLVVERERERMAFVSAGYWDVKGQFAAVEADTGNGSRSSEFSAALVQIDGVRLASGRDFGDDGRLSRDDVVVLDEAGATELVGDLDGVPYEVRSRESKPYRRRPAAPFITSTFQQEAGNKLGLSSAMAMRAAQGLYEKGYITYMRTDSTTLSDTALQAARTMITERYGKEFLPDGPRLYTKKSKNAQEAHEAIRPAGDAFRLPDDVANEVPVSEARVYELIWKRTVASQMTDCTGETVQLRLGATSARGKDVEFSASGTVITHRGFREVYEETAAAPARDSAEEESADERRLPPLDKGDAARAAGPLEFEGHETQPPSRFTEASLVKRLEELGVGRPSTYASIIETIQNRGYVWKKGSALVPSFTAFSVVNVMEGHFPNLVDYAFTAKMEDDLDKIASGTEFTEPWLTRFYFGEGGEDGEPGLKEKVSNRLPDIDARLVNTIPLGMTDDGQPVVARVGKFGPYVQKGDSENKDENDTASIPDDIPPDELTLDKAMEYLSQPKEGRVLGQDPETGMDIYAKAGRFGPYVQVGNFEDFDGTDEKPKTASLFQTMTLEGVTYEDALKLLSLPRTVGADPADGEVITVQNGRYGPYLKKGKDSRSLQTEEQMLTITLEECLKILAEPKRGRGQTAKPPLREMGPDPESGNEMVVKDGRFGPYVTDGEYNASLRKGDTVEELTVDRAAELLADRRAKGPAKKAKKKSARKSTKKKAAKKKSAKKKATKKKSAE, via the coding sequence GTGGCCAATGCTCTCGTCATCGTCGAATCCCCGGCGAAAGCCAAGAAGATCGCCGAGTACCTCGGCGACGGCTACACCGTTGAGTCGTCGATCGGGCACGTCCGCGACCTTCCGCGCAACGCGGCCGACGTGCCCAAGGCCTTCAAGGGCGAGAAGTGGGCGCGCACCGGCATCGACGTGGACAACGGCTTCAAGCCGCTCTACGTCGAGAACGCCGACAAGAAGGAGCACATCCGGCTGCTGAAGTCGTTGCTCGAGGACGCCGACGAGCTCTATCTCGCAACGGATGAGGATCGCGAGGGCGAGGCGATCGCCTGGCACCTGATCGAGGTGCTCAATCCGCAGGTGCCGGTCAAGCGCATGGTGTTCCACGAGATCACCGAGAAGGCCATCCAGTCCGCCATCGACTCCCCCCGTGAACTCGACCGCAAGATGGTCGACGCCCAGGAAGCCCGCCGCATCCTCGACCGCCTCTATGGCTACGAGGTCTCGCCGGTGCTGTGGAAGAAGATCATGCCGCAGCTGTCGGCAGGCCGAGTCCAGAGCGTCGGCACCCGTCTGGTGGTCGAGCGCGAGCGTGAACGCATGGCGTTCGTGTCGGCCGGCTACTGGGACGTCAAGGGACAGTTCGCCGCGGTTGAGGCTGACACCGGGAACGGTTCGCGTTCCTCCGAGTTCTCGGCCGCGCTCGTCCAGATCGACGGTGTCCGCCTCGCCAGCGGCCGTGACTTCGGCGACGACGGACGGCTCTCGCGCGACGACGTGGTCGTGCTCGACGAGGCCGGCGCCACCGAACTGGTCGGCGATCTCGACGGGGTGCCCTACGAAGTGCGGTCCCGCGAGTCGAAGCCCTACCGGCGCCGTCCGGCTGCCCCGTTCATCACCTCGACGTTCCAGCAGGAGGCGGGCAACAAGCTCGGCCTGTCGTCGGCGATGGCGATGCGCGCGGCCCAGGGGCTCTACGAAAAGGGCTACATCACCTACATGCGAACCGACAGCACCACGCTGTCCGACACCGCATTGCAAGCCGCCCGCACGATGATCACCGAGCGTTACGGCAAGGAGTTCCTGCCCGACGGGCCCCGCCTCTACACGAAGAAGTCGAAGAACGCCCAGGAGGCCCACGAGGCCATCCGGCCGGCGGGCGACGCGTTCCGGCTGCCCGACGACGTGGCCAACGAGGTGCCCGTCTCCGAAGCGCGGGTCTACGAACTCATCTGGAAGCGCACCGTCGCCTCACAGATGACCGACTGCACGGGCGAGACCGTGCAGCTCCGACTGGGCGCCACGAGCGCTCGCGGCAAGGACGTCGAGTTCAGCGCCAGCGGCACCGTCATCACGCACCGAGGCTTTCGCGAGGTCTACGAAGAAACCGCTGCGGCGCCGGCCCGGGACAGCGCGGAAGAGGAGTCCGCCGACGAACGCCGCCTGCCGCCGCTCGACAAGGGCGACGCGGCCCGCGCCGCCGGTCCGCTCGAGTTCGAGGGTCACGAGACCCAGCCACCGTCCCGCTTCACCGAGGCATCGCTCGTGAAGCGGCTCGAGGAGCTCGGCGTGGGTCGTCCGTCGACCTACGCGTCGATCATCGAGACCATTCAGAACCGCGGCTACGTGTGGAAGAAGGGTTCGGCCCTCGTGCCGTCGTTCACCGCGTTCTCGGTGGTCAACGTGATGGAGGGCCATTTCCCCAACCTCGTCGACTACGCGTTCACCGCCAAGATGGAGGACGACCTCGACAAGATCGCCAGCGGCACCGAGTTCACCGAGCCGTGGCTCACCCGCTTCTACTTCGGAGAGGGCGGCGAGGACGGCGAGCCCGGACTCAAGGAGAAGGTGTCGAACCGTCTGCCCGACATCGACGCTCGCCTGGTCAACACCATCCCGTTGGGGATGACCGACGACGGTCAACCCGTGGTGGCGCGTGTCGGCAAGTTCGGGCCCTACGTGCAGAAGGGCGACAGCGAGAACAAGGACGAGAACGACACCGCTTCGATTCCCGACGACATCCCGCCCGACGAGCTCACCCTCGACAAGGCGATGGAGTACCTGTCGCAGCCCAAGGAGGGTCGCGTTCTCGGCCAGGACCCCGAGACGGGCATGGACATCTACGCCAAGGCCGGACGATTCGGGCCCTACGTGCAGGTGGGCAACTTCGAGGACTTCGACGGCACCGACGAGAAGCCGAAGACGGCATCGCTCTTCCAGACGATGACCCTCGAGGGGGTCACCTACGAGGACGCACTGAAGCTCCTGTCCCTGCCCCGCACGGTGGGCGCCGACCCCGCCGACGGCGAGGTCATCACCGTGCAGAACGGCCGCTACGGCCCCTATCTCAAGAAGGGGAAGGACAGCCGCAGCCTCCAGACCGAGGAGCAGATGCTCACGATCACGCTCGAGGAATGCCTGAAGATCCTGGCCGAGCCGAAGCGCGGGCGGGGGCAGACGGCGAAGCCGCCGTTGCGCGAAATGGGACCCGACCCCGAGTCGGGCAACGAGATGGTCGTCAAGGACGGACGCTTCGGCCCCTACGTCACCGATGGTGAGTACAACGCGTCGTTGCGCAAGGGCGACACGGTCGAGGAGCTGACGGTGGATCGTGCCGCCGAGCTGTTGGCCGACCGTCGGGCCAAGGGTCCGGCCAAGAAGGCCAAGAAGAAGTCGGCGAGGAAGAGCACCAAGAAGAAGGCTGCGAAGAAGAAGTCGGCCAAGAAGAAGGCCACGAAGAAGAAGTCGGCCGAATAA
- the nhaA gene encoding Na+/H+ antiporter NhaA: protein MAGNDLPLSTLTWLGGDRTLARRVGRPVRNFLRVEAAGGILLLIATLVAIVWANSPWSESYHTILETHISFQVGDLLELDESILDWVNDALMAIFFFVVGLEIKRELVTGELRDPRAAALPAIAAVGGMAVPALIYLLINAGGDGAQGWGIPMATDIAFAVGVVSLLGDRVPSAMKVFLLTLAIVDDIGAIAVIAFFYTDDFSSIWFLLAIAGILVVVAMRIVKIWWIPAYVVAGTFIWLAVFESGIHATIAGVILGLITPAVPLKSSIEDGADELVRQVAAGTASAPVVRRVNFELKEQVSVASRLDDVLHPFSSYIIIPVFALANAGVMLSTDTLSGAVTSPVTLGIVIGLVFGKLIGISFFTWVAIRSGLASLPRGASWVDVIGLAAMAGIGFTVSLFVTGLAFDEPLLADEARIGILAASAIAAVFGAAILSRSKVVPEVEMDELVPTPS from the coding sequence ATGGCTGGCAACGACCTCCCACTCTCCACGCTGACCTGGCTCGGCGGCGACCGCACGCTCGCCCGCCGAGTGGGCCGACCCGTGCGCAACTTTCTCCGCGTCGAAGCGGCCGGCGGCATCCTGCTGCTGATCGCGACGTTGGTCGCGATCGTCTGGGCGAACTCGCCGTGGAGCGAGTCGTACCACACCATCCTCGAGACGCACATCAGCTTCCAGGTCGGCGATCTCCTCGAGCTCGACGAGTCGATCCTCGACTGGGTCAACGACGCGTTGATGGCGATCTTCTTCTTCGTGGTGGGCCTCGAGATCAAACGCGAACTCGTCACCGGCGAACTCCGTGACCCACGAGCGGCGGCGCTCCCGGCAATTGCTGCGGTGGGTGGCATGGCCGTGCCCGCGCTCATCTATCTCCTCATCAATGCGGGCGGCGACGGCGCCCAGGGCTGGGGCATTCCCATGGCCACCGACATCGCCTTTGCCGTCGGCGTCGTGTCGCTGCTCGGCGATCGCGTACCGAGCGCCATGAAGGTGTTCCTTCTCACCCTGGCGATCGTCGACGACATCGGCGCGATCGCGGTGATCGCGTTCTTCTACACCGATGACTTCTCTTCGATCTGGTTCCTGCTCGCCATCGCCGGAATCCTCGTCGTGGTGGCCATGCGCATCGTGAAGATCTGGTGGATCCCGGCCTACGTGGTTGCGGGTACCTTCATCTGGCTGGCCGTGTTCGAGTCCGGCATCCACGCCACGATCGCCGGCGTGATCCTCGGACTCATCACCCCCGCCGTGCCGCTGAAATCGTCCATCGAGGACGGAGCCGACGAGTTGGTGCGCCAAGTCGCAGCCGGCACCGCCTCGGCACCGGTGGTGCGGCGGGTCAACTTCGAACTCAAGGAGCAGGTCTCCGTGGCCTCCCGGCTCGATGATGTCCTGCACCCCTTCTCGAGCTACATCATCATCCCGGTCTTCGCCCTGGCCAATGCCGGCGTGATGCTCTCGACCGACACGCTCTCCGGGGCGGTGACGTCGCCGGTCACCCTCGGCATCGTCATCGGCCTCGTGTTCGGCAAGCTGATCGGCATCTCGTTCTTCACCTGGGTCGCCATCAGGAGCGGTCTCGCGTCGCTCCCGAGGGGCGCCTCGTGGGTCGACGTGATCGGCCTGGCCGCGATGGCCGGTATCGGGTTCACGGTGTCGCTGTTCGTCACCGGTTTGGCGTTCGACGAGCCGCTGTTGGCGGACGAGGCACGCATCGGCATCCTGGCGGCCTCGGCCATCGCGGCGGTGTTCGGCGCAGCCATTCTCTCTCGCTCGAAGGTGGTCCCCGAGGTCGAGATGGACGAGCTGGTCCCGACCCCCTCATGA
- a CDS encoding ATP-binding protein — translation MNGDGPSGDEMAVADFRPGEIVLEIPARTEYVSLVRVVVAAAAEIEPDIESSRIDDLRVAVSEATTNAIESHDLHGVTDRIRIQCNLADEEIAVVVHDMGMGFEPDAVPELPEPDAPERLLHESGLGVHLIRMLADESEFSATDDGTDVRLVVYSSKRRRRDSHG, via the coding sequence GTGAACGGCGACGGGCCGTCGGGCGACGAGATGGCGGTGGCGGACTTCCGTCCCGGTGAGATCGTGCTCGAGATCCCGGCCCGCACAGAGTACGTCTCGCTCGTTCGCGTGGTGGTTGCCGCCGCCGCCGAGATCGAACCCGACATCGAGTCGTCGCGCATCGACGACCTTCGCGTCGCAGTGAGCGAAGCGACCACCAACGCGATCGAGTCGCACGACCTTCACGGCGTCACCGATCGGATCCGCATCCAGTGCAATCTCGCCGACGAGGAGATCGCCGTCGTCGTCCACGACATGGGGATGGGCTTCGAGCCCGACGCCGTTCCCGAGTTGCCCGAGCCCGACGCGCCCGAGCGCCTGCTCCACGAATCGGGCCTGGGCGTCCACCTGATACGGATGCTCGCCGACGAGTCGGAATTCTCGGCCACCGACGATGGCACCGACGTCCGTCTGGTCGTCTATTCGTCGAAGCGTCGGCGACGCGATTCCCACGGATAG
- a CDS encoding STAS domain-containing protein, with translation MQIVTHSHREGSWTVITIAGELDVVGGPELRQVVMGEVRAGHHHLVLDLTGVDFIDSFGLGVVVGALKRSRLLDGDVRLVVPEPRVRRVFEVCDLDRVFVLHPTVDDAVAGTVASA, from the coding sequence GTGCAGATCGTGACGCACTCGCATCGTGAGGGTTCGTGGACCGTCATCACGATCGCGGGCGAACTCGACGTGGTCGGCGGTCCCGAACTCCGTCAGGTCGTGATGGGAGAAGTGCGGGCCGGACACCACCATCTGGTGCTCGATCTCACCGGTGTCGACTTCATCGATTCGTTCGGGCTCGGCGTGGTCGTGGGGGCGCTCAAACGCTCCCGGCTTCTCGACGGCGACGTGCGGCTGGTGGTGCCCGAACCCCGGGTCCGCCGCGTCTTCGAGGTGTGCGACCTCGACCGCGTCTTCGTGCTGCACCCGACCGTCGACGATGCGGTGGCCGGCACGGTGGCATCAGCGTGA
- a CDS encoding DEAD/DEAH box helicase produces MALAPEPLPHPADVAPERDAAGLRIAAPPLPRTPAFEQLLTELADDGRLVHVEHLPERAERFAALERPLPPALLAAVGDEPLWSHQAEAIDLARRGENVVIATGTASGKSRCFQLPIAEAVIDPIKPGTAMVLYPTKALAHDQLRALSAMGFPELLAGAYDGDATPEEKTWIRDHANVVLTNPEMLHGGLLPRHGKWDGFLMRLRYVVVDELHVLRGIFGTHVAHILRRLRRICRHYGSDPTFIFCSATIGDPARLASALCAAPVTAVTDDGSPAGPRRFALLDPPVVDESTGVRSAANSECASVTAALVASGHRTITFCRSRKGTELVAGDVRGRLPAELRESVVAYRAGYLADERRAIEHELFGGDLRGVVSTSALELGVDIGGLDACVMNGFPGTIASMWQQAGRAGRRSAPSVTVLVGGDDQLDRYLMAHPDEVFQRPPEPSVVNTANPFILDPHLACAAYELPISYDDRRWWTEEELHNGVRDLVRADELRLRRRWRNGTEEPFAHWCGTGYPSRGISLRSGSAGEVRIVDHATNRLIGTVDESRAHSSVHDGAIYLHRGNAFEVVRLDLDALEARVVEADGGEYTQARSGTDIRVLSTESSRPVGAATLHLGSVEVLTQVTGYQLRDSRSRKILSNETLDLPEQRLITRAFWYTIDADLVAAAGHDVPGTLHAAEHAAIGLLPLFTICDRWDVGGVSTAGHADTASPTIFVYDGYPGGAGIAELGWEAGADHLRATRDVINACPCRDGCPSCVQSPKCGNGNEPLDKHGASTLLDSILRTIETE; encoded by the coding sequence ATGGCCCTCGCTCCCGAGCCGCTTCCGCATCCCGCGGATGTCGCCCCGGAGCGCGACGCGGCCGGCCTGCGCATCGCCGCTCCGCCGCTGCCGCGCACGCCCGCCTTCGAACAGCTGCTCACCGAACTCGCCGACGACGGCCGTCTCGTGCATGTCGAACATCTCCCCGAGCGCGCCGAACGCTTCGCCGCTCTCGAGCGACCCCTGCCGCCGGCACTGCTCGCCGCGGTCGGCGACGAGCCGTTGTGGAGCCACCAGGCCGAGGCCATTGATCTGGCTCGGCGGGGCGAGAACGTCGTCATCGCCACCGGGACGGCGTCGGGCAAGTCGCGCTGTTTCCAGCTGCCGATCGCCGAGGCGGTCATCGATCCCATCAAGCCGGGCACGGCGATGGTCCTCTATCCCACCAAGGCACTGGCCCACGATCAGCTGCGGGCCCTCAGCGCCATGGGTTTCCCCGAGCTGCTGGCCGGCGCCTACGACGGCGACGCCACCCCCGAGGAGAAGACGTGGATCCGCGACCACGCCAACGTCGTGCTCACCAATCCCGAGATGCTCCACGGCGGGCTCCTTCCCCGTCATGGCAAATGGGACGGGTTCCTGATGCGGCTTCGCTATGTGGTGGTCGACGAACTCCACGTGCTGCGGGGCATCTTCGGCACCCATGTCGCGCACATCCTCCGGCGGTTGCGGCGGATCTGTCGCCACTACGGGAGCGACCCCACGTTCATCTTCTGTTCGGCCACCATCGGTGATCCCGCTCGTCTCGCGTCGGCGTTGTGCGCCGCACCGGTCACCGCCGTCACCGACGACGGGTCGCCGGCCGGCCCGCGCCGCTTCGCCCTCCTCGACCCGCCCGTCGTCGACGAATCGACGGGCGTGCGTTCAGCGGCCAACTCCGAGTGCGCGTCGGTCACCGCCGCCCTCGTCGCCTCGGGTCACCGCACCATCACCTTCTGCCGCTCGCGCAAGGGAACCGAACTCGTTGCCGGTGATGTCCGGGGCCGGCTGCCGGCCGAACTCCGCGAGTCGGTGGTGGCGTATCGTGCCGGCTACCTGGCCGACGAACGCCGAGCGATCGAACACGAATTGTTCGGCGGCGACCTCCGCGGGGTGGTGTCCACCTCCGCCCTCGAGCTGGGTGTCGACATCGGCGGGCTCGACGCATGTGTGATGAACGGGTTCCCCGGCACCATCGCCTCGATGTGGCAGCAGGCCGGCCGGGCCGGGCGGCGCAGCGCCCCGTCGGTCACGGTGCTGGTGGGCGGCGACGACCAACTCGACCGCTACCTGATGGCCCACCCCGACGAGGTGTTCCAGCGCCCGCCCGAGCCATCGGTGGTCAACACCGCCAACCCGTTCATCCTCGACCCTCACCTGGCGTGCGCGGCCTACGAACTGCCGATCAGCTACGACGACCGGCGGTGGTGGACCGAGGAAGAACTCCACAACGGGGTCCGCGACCTCGTCCGGGCCGACGAACTCCGGCTGCGACGGCGGTGGCGCAACGGCACCGAGGAGCCGTTCGCCCACTGGTGCGGTACCGGCTATCCGTCGCGGGGCATCAGCCTGCGATCGGGTTCGGCCGGCGAGGTCCGCATCGTCGACCACGCCACCAACCGATTGATCGGCACCGTCGACGAGAGTCGGGCCCACAGCTCCGTCCACGACGGCGCCATCTATCTCCACCGCGGCAACGCGTTCGAGGTGGTGCGCCTCGACCTCGATGCGCTCGAGGCCCGCGTGGTCGAGGCCGACGGCGGCGAGTACACCCAGGCCCGCAGCGGCACCGACATCCGGGTGCTGTCCACCGAGTCGTCGCGACCCGTCGGCGCGGCCACGCTCCACCTCGGCTCGGTCGAGGTCCTCACGCAGGTGACCGGCTACCAGCTGCGCGATTCCCGCTCCCGCAAGATCCTGTCCAACGAGACGCTCGACCTCCCCGAGCAGCGGCTGATCACCCGCGCGTTCTGGTACACGATCGACGCCGACCTGGTCGCGGCGGCCGGCCACGACGTGCCCGGCACGCTCCACGCGGCGGAGCACGCGGCGATCGGGCTCCTTCCCCTCTTCACGATCTGTGACCGTTGGGATGTGGGCGGCGTGTCCACCGCCGGCCACGCCGACACCGCCAGCCCCACCATCTTCGTCTACGACGGCTACCCCGGCGGCGCCGGCATCGCCGAGCTGGGGTGGGAGGCGGGCGCCGACCACCTTCGCGCCACCCGCGACGTGATCAACGCGTGCCCGTGTCGAGATGGCTGTCCGTCGTGCGTGCAGTCGCCCAAGTGCGGCAACGGCAACGAACCACTCGACAAGCACGGCGCTTCCACCCTTCTGGACTCGATTCTTCGCACCATCGAGACTGAATAG